A single window of Vespula pensylvanica isolate Volc-1 chromosome 23, ASM1446617v1, whole genome shotgun sequence DNA harbors:
- the LOC122636687 gene encoding general odorant-binding protein 83a-like has protein sequence MKGKLFFAVFVVLVSMKNVNAGPPDWIPAELLDMVAGDKSRCMEEHGTTQALIDQVNEGNLVNDRSLSCYMFCLLDAFSLVDDEGNLEAEMLLGFLPENLVEKGTEILNACAKQDGADGCERVFNVAKCVQQKVPELWFMV, from the exons atgaaaggaaaattattcttcGCCGTATTCGTTGTTCTCGTTTCGATGAAGAATGTTAATGCCGGG CCACCAGATTGGATTCCTGCAGAATTGTTAGATATGGTTGCAGGAGATAAAAGTCGTTGCATGGAGGAACATGGAACGACGCAAG CTCTGATCGATCAAGTGAACGAAGGAAATCTGGTAAACGATCGATCACTATCCTGCTACATGTTCTGCCTGCTAGATGCTTTCAGTCTG GTGGACGATGAAGGTAATTTAGAAGCGGAAATGTTGCTGGGATTCTTGCCGGAAAATTTAGTGGAAAAGGGCACTGAAATTCTCAATGCCTGTGCCAAACAGG ACGGAGCGGATGGTTGCGAAAGGGTATTCAACGTTGCAAAATGCGTTCAACAGAAAGTTCCTGAG ttatGGTTCAtggtttaa
- the LOC122636681 gene encoding uncharacterized protein LOC122636681, which translates to MLTVIIKRTVSRLDLRNLYVSVACNNYILRTKRYQSKELILPSITSKGNIIYRNFSQNEEKKKEKKEFLPQLIPGPIIMTYSIFNTFKMRFLQLLIPTLTKDSEFKLRDIMDSARKAASMVSIALANKDYNSLYNLVDISVLQILKSKVDTLTEEQRKLIAMTEESIFLCFPYNLNFIMDSEDNVTVVLELVIHYAPGMDLNDIFSKSKFIQFTRIEHKCVSNYTFTRDYRQGKDTYWIITHLNHCQIN; encoded by the exons atgttgACTGTGATCATTAAAAGGACTGTTTCTCGATTAGATTTACGAAACTTGTATGTATCCGTAgcatgtaataattatatattgagaACGAAAAGATATCAATCCAAAGAATTAATATTGCCGTCTATAACCTCcaaaggaaatataatatatagaaatttttctcaaaacgaggaaaagaagaaagaaaaaaaagaatttttgccACAACTTATACCTGGTCCCATTATTATGacatattctatttttaatacctTTAAAATGCGTTTCCTTCAATTACTTATACCTACTTTAACGAAGGATTCAGAGTTTAAGTTGAGAGATATTATGGATTCTGCTAGAAAA GCAGCTTCGATGGTATCAATAGCATTAGCgaataaagattataattctttatacAATCTTGTAGATATTAGCGTATTACAAATCTTAAAGTCAAAAGTAGACACATTAAccgaagaacaaagaaaacttATTGCTATGACAgaagaaagtatatttttatgtttcccTTATAATCTTAACTTCATAATGGATTCAGAAG ATAATGTAACTGTAGTATTGGAATTGGTTATACATTATGCGCCAGGCATGGATCTTAACGATATCTTTTCTAAAAGTAAGTTTATTCAATTTACGAGAATTGAACATAAGTGTGTAAGCAATTATACATTTACACGAGATTATAGGCAAGGTAAAGATACTTATTGGATAATCACACATCTTAATCACtgtcaaataaattaa
- the LOC122636680 gene encoding probable 39S ribosomal protein L24, mitochondrial: MRLTNNLFTRVAEWTKKYSNLPDSYIERTMRQVYWRTPRGKPQYLRRTHERKRYWFSIYKPWTNNFKLENSKMKLPPYIHVEPIKDWSFFRGDRVEILVGKDKGKQGIVKEIIQERNWVIVEGLNTKLEHVGKTKTFPGIHVSVEQPLLVTTDVALVDPHDLNGTKIEWRYTDEGEKVRVSVRTGRIIPIPESALETIDYKLPKLYKDQSKDTPKEEVAKVTFKPALKTFEMDIMDNMGIKEDRTPKKSYWY; the protein is encoded by the exons ATGAGGTtaactaataatttatttacaagaGTAGCAGAATGGacgaagaaatattctaatttgCCCGATTCCTACATAGAACGTACTATGCGACAA gTTTATTGGCGAACTCCTCGAGGCAAACCGCAATATCTTCGACGAACTCACGAACGTAAACGTTACTggttttctatttataaaccatggacgaataattttaagttagaaaatagtaaaatgaaattaccTCCTTACATACATGTGGAACCTATAAAAGATTGGAGTTTCTTTCGTGGCGACAGG GTCGAAATATTAGTAGGAAAGGATAAAGGTAAACAAGGTATagtcaaagaaataatacagGAAAGGAATTGGGTTATCGTAGAAGGTCTTAATACCAAATTAGAACACGTTGGAAAAACTAAAACATTTCCTGGAATACATGTATCGGTGGAACAACCATTATTAGTTACCACAGACGTCGCTTTGGTTGATCCTCAcgattt GAATGGAACTAAGATAGAATGGAGGTATACGGATGAAGGTGAGAAAGTACGTGTATCGGTTAGAACTGGTAGGATAATTCCAATTCCTGAATCCGCGTTGGAAACGATAGATTATAAGCTTCCAAAGCTTTATAAAGATCAAAGTAAAGATACACCTAAAGAGGAAGTAGCAAAAGTAACATTCAAA CCAGctttaaaaacttttgaaatGGATATTATGGATAATATGGGTATCAAGGAAGATCGTACACCTAAAAAATCGTATTGGTATTAG